Below is a window of Paramagnetospirillum magneticum AMB-1 DNA.
GCCTGGTAGATGCGGCGCAGCAGGACCATCTCCACCACGGCGCCCACCAGGGCGACGGCCGCCGCCGCCAGCACGATGGCGCCCCAGAAGCCGAAGACGGTGCCACCGCTGAGCTTCTGCACCAGGGTGAAGGCCATATAGGCGCCCAGCATGTAGAACGAGCCGTGGGCGAAGTTCACGATGCGGCTGACGCCGAAGATGATGGACAGGCCCGAGGCCACCAGGAACAGGGACGACGCCGAGGCAAGCCCATTGAGGAATTGAATGAAGAAGAAGCTCACTGGGCGCTCTCCTGTCGGCCGGAGGTCGGGGGAGGAAAGGGGGCGGCGGGCCTTGTCACCCGCCGCCCGGCGTCAGGCTCAGTTCTTGGGACGCGCCTTGGCCACCTCGGCCAGGGCCGGCAGGTAATCGGCGCCGTTGGCATAGTGCCAATCGACCATCATGCCCTTGCCGTCCTTCATGGCGGTCTTGCCGATATAGCCGCCCATGGTGGACTGGTGATCCTCGGCCCGGAAAGTGATGGGGCCCAGCGGGCTGTCGATCTTCAGGCCCTCGCCGGCGGCGATCAGCTTGTCGGTATCGACCGAGCCGGCCTTGCGGATCATCTCGGCCACCGCCTTCATGGTGTTGTAGCCGACCACCGAGCCCAGGCGCGGATAATCGTTGAACTTGGCCTTGTAGGCCTTGAGGAAGGCTTCATGTTCGGGGGTCTTGATCTGCTCCCAGGGATAGCCCGAGACGATCCAGCCCGACGGCGTCTCGTCGCCCAGCGGGTCCAGGTATTCCGGCTCGCCGGTCAGCAGGCTGACCACCGAACGGTTCTTGAACAGGCCGCGGGTGTTGCCCTCGCGGATGAACTTGGTGAGATCGGCGCCGAAGGTGACGTTGAAGATGGCTTCCGGCTCGGCGCGGGCCAGGGCCTGGACCGTGGCGCCGCCGTCGATCTTGCCCATGGCGGGCCATTGCTCGTCCACCCACTTGATGTCGGGACGCTTGGCGCTCATCAGCTCCTTGAACACCTTTACGGCCACCTGGCCGTATTCGTAATTGGGCGCCACCGTGGCCCAGGTCTTGGCCGGCAGCTTGGCGGCCTGATCCACCAGCATGGCGGCCTGCATGTAGGTGCCGGGGCGCAGGCGGAAGGTGTAGCGGTTGCCCTTTTCCATGGTCAGGGCGTCGGTCAGCGGCTCGGCGGCCACGAAGACAATCTTGCGCTGGTTGGCGAAGTCCGAGACCGCCAGGCCGATATGGGAGAAGAAGGTGCCGAACAGGACCGAGACGTTCTCGCGGCTGACCAGCTCGTTGGCGGCGGTCACCGCGTCGCCCGGCTTGCCGCCGTCATCGCGGGAAATCACTTCCAGCTTCTTGCCGTTGATGCCGCCGGCGGCATTGATTTCGTCGAGCGCCAGTTGCCAGCCGCTGCGGTAGGGCAGGGTGAAGGCGGGCAGAGAGGTGTAGGAGTTGATCTCGCCGATCTTGATGGTGTCGGCGGCCGACGCGGTGCCCATCTGGCTGCCGGCCATCAGGGCGGCCAGGGCAAAGCTCTTCAATACGGTTCTGCGATCCATGAAACCCTCCTTGACGTGTGTCGACACCGGTCCTGCGTCAGCGCAGGCCGTCCTCACCCTTGATCTCACTCACTGTCAGGCCTCCCACGCGCGGCAGGGGGCGTCCTGAATCGGTGACCGCCACGGCGACCACGATCTCGTTGGCGCGGGGCGCATCGGGCACTCGCACTTCCATGGCGTCGAAATGGCTGCGCACGAAGGCGGCGTCCTTGTGTCCCAGCGGAATGTCGATGGGAGCGTTCATGCCGCCCCGCTTCTTGGACGACGGCACCAGGGCGGCGCCCTTCTCCACCGCCTTGCGCAGGGGCGCGCCCAGCTTGGGGTGAAGCAGGGCGGCGGCATGCTCCAGCTCGCCGTTTTCGCCCACCACGGCGGCCTTGCCGTAGCTTTCCACCTGGGCGGGGGCGATGCCCAGCGCCTCCACCGCCTTTTGCCCCAGCAGGGCGCCCAACTCCTCGCCCATGGCGATCAGCTCGGACAGGTCCTCCTGATAGGTCCCGGCGAAGGGATTGGCGATGACCGCCACGGCGGCCGCCTTGCGGGTGGGGGGCTCGACGGGGCGGCCCATCTCGGAGCGGGTCTCCTCGACCACCACCACGATCTTGCGGATGCGGGCGCTCATCGTAATCCGTCCTCGCCCTTGACCTCGGAGGCCTTGAGGCCGCCGACCCGGGCATGGATGCGCGGACCCGTGGTCATCACCAGCACCACCACCATCTCGTCGGAGCGCGGCGCGTCGGGCACGCCCACTTCCATGGCGTCGAAATGGCTGCGTACATACGAGGCGTTCACATGGGTGACCGGCACGTCCAGCCGGGCGCCCACCGCGCCCACCTTCTTGGTGGACGGCACGATGGCCTTGGCGTCGCCCAGGCCTTCGCGCATGGCGTAGCCGCCGGGGACGTGCCACAGGGCGCCGTGCTCCAACTCGCCCGCCTCGCCGACGATGGCGCCCTTGCCGTAGCCTTCCACGATGGAGCGGTCGCCGCCCAGGATGGCCACCAGACGGTCGGCCAGTTCCAGGCCCAGGGGCTCCAGCTCCTTCATGGTCCCCTGGATGTCTTCCACATAGCGGCCGGCATGGGGGTTCTTGATCACCGCCAGGGCGGCGACGCGCAGCAGCGGCTTGGCGGCCACGGGACCGCCTTCATGGAAGATCTCTTCCTTGATGGTGACGATTTTGCGGACTTCGATCATGGCTGTGTCCTTATTGGCCGATGGCGATTTTCAGGTCTTGGGAAAGCTCCCCGCTTCCGGCGAAGCGGGTTTGGCCCTGCAGGCAAAGGCAGGCGGCATGGATCAGGCCCCGGTCGATCATGGCCTTGGCCACCGCCGTTCCGGCGTCCAGGGCGACACCGGCCAGGGCGGGGGGAAGGGGAGAGACCGACACGGTGACCAGCCGCTCGCCCAGGTCGCTGTCGGGGGCCAGATCGCGGGCGGGCTGGCGGCGGATGGCCGGGTGCTCCACATCGACCGCGTTGGCGATCAGGGTGGCGGCGGCATCGGCGGCGGCCGCGTCACGGGCCAGCACGGTGACCGAATCGGCGATGCCCAGCGAGAACGAGCGCCCGCCCCGTCCGCTGGTGGCGATGCCGCGCACCGGCAGATCGGCGGTGACGGTCATCCTCCCGTCCAGGCTGGGATGATCCTGGTCCGAGACCATGCCCACGGTGAAATGGCTGCCGGGTGTAAGGTGCAGCGCGATATCGCCGCCATTGTTGACATAGGCGCGCTCCAGCCGGCGATCCTTGACCATGGCGGCCAGGATTTCGTCGGCCACGGAGCCCGCCACCGCCGCCATGGGGGTGATGAAGGTGGCGCAATGGGGCCGCACGGCGGCCAGCATGCGCCGGGCCACCGGGCCGAATAGCGCCATGCTGGGGGTAGCGGCCGACCGCAGGGTGGGAAGTTCCTCCACCAGCCGGGGCAGGAGGGCGGGAAAGGCCGCCGCCGCCTGGGCATAGGCTGCCGCCACCTCCACCTCGCCGCCGAAGGCCTCGACGATCAGGTCGATGGGGCCGTGCTGGAGGTGCAGGCGCTTGCCGTCGGGCAACAGGGCGGCAACGGGCGGGGTCACGTGTCGTCCCCCCACTTGTAGTTCCGCTTCAGCATGGGCCAGGGATTGTCCGGGTCCCATTGCACCGATTTGCGCCGATCCTGATTGATGACCTGCTCCAGCCGCACCACGGCATCCATGTGGCCGCCCAGGGCGCGATAGTCGTCGAGGCGCATGGTGAACTCGATGGGCGCCACCAAAGCGGGGGTGGGCACGGCGCCGAACGAGTGGTCGGGCATGCGCAGCACGTCGACCATGTAGGTGATGCCGCCGCCCGGCCAGACATAGACCGGGGCGCCGCCGCTGGTGACCAGGGTCAGTGAGTCCTTGACCGAGCGGGTCAGCTTGACCGGGTTCTCGGTGACCCCGGCCCGCAGCGAGCCGCCCGCTCCGGCGATGAACACCACCGAGCACAGCGCCGCCTCGCAATTCTCGCGGATGCGCTCCACCGTGGCGGCCACGGCGGCGGGCATCTCGGCCTCCACCGGCTTCAGGTCCTGATCCAGGACGTAATAGCCGGCATGTTCGCCGGTGGTGCTGACCATCAGCAGGCGATGGCCGGGCTTGGCCACCTTGGGATTGAATGGGTCGAGGATGGACAGCGGGTCGGTGATGTTGGTGCCGCCCCAGCCGGTCCCCGGCTCTGCCACCTGGAAATAGCGCCCCAGCGTCGAGCGGCGGCCGCGGATCACCGCGCCGCTGTCCTCGATGCCGAGATAGCGTCCGGCCTTGTGCTCGGACAGCAGGCCGGTGATGTGGTCGTCGACCACCACCACCTCTTCCACCAGCCCGAACCATTGCTTGGCGAACATGCCGATGGTGGCCGAGCCGCAGCCCACCCGCATGCGTTCCTCGACGGTGCCGTTGACGATGGGGGCCTGACCCGCCTGGACCACCACGGTGGCGCCGTTATCGATGGTCAGCTCCACCGCCTGCTTGTTGCACAGCGCCAGCATGGTGTCGCAGGTGAGCTTGCCCTCCTTCTTGGAGCCGCCGGTCAGATGGTGGACGCCGCCGATGGACAGCATTTGCGAGCCGTACTCGCTGGTGGTCACATGGCCCACCGCCTCGCCGCCCGCCCTCACCGTGGACTGTTCCGGGCCTAAGAAGCGGTCGGTGTCGATCTTCACCTTGACGCCGCAATAGCTGAAGATGCCTTCGGTCACCACGGTGACCATGTCGACGCCGTCATGCTCGGCCGCGACGATGAAGGGGGCGGGCTTGTAATCGGGATAAGTGGTCGACGCGCCGATGCCGGTGATGAAGGTGGGCGAGTTGGAGACCACGGCGCCGTCCCATTCCCGGTCGGTGGACAGGAAGGGGATCAGCTTGCCGTCCTTCTCCTTGATGGCCTGGACCACCACCAGCGGGTCGACGCGGGTGAGCGTGCCGCCGGTATTGGCATAGCGGTCGCAGGCCCCCGAACGCCCCTCGCGGATGCGGCACAGCACCGGGCAGGCGTCGCAATTGATGATGCCGGCTTCGACGACGTCGCTCATGACGGAACTCCCTTGGCGGCACGGATGGCGGCGCGGACCCGGTCCGGGGTGGCGGGGACCTGGCGGATGGTGACGCCGGTGGCGTGGCGGATGGCGCCCAGGATGGCCGGAGCGGTGGGGATCAGGGCCTGCTCGCCGATGCCCTTGGCGCCGAAGGGTCCCAGGGGCTCGGCATCCTCGATGATGATGGTCTCGATGGGCGGAATGTCGCCCGCCGTCGGGATCAGGTAGTCGTGCAGGTTCTCGGTGCGGCCCTGGATGTATTCCTCCATCAGGGCAAGCCCCAGGCCCTGGGCGATGCCGCCCTCGATCTGGCCTTCCAGCAGCATGGGATTGATGGCGCGGCCCACGTCGTGGGCGGCGATGATCTTCAGCACCTTGACGGTGCCCAGCGCGGTGTCCACCTCCACCTCGGCCATCTGGGCGCCGAAGCCGTAGGTGGCGTAGGGAATGCCCTGGCCGTTGGCGTCCAGCTTTTCGGTGGGCGGGTCGAAAGTGCCTTCGCCATCCATGACCAGCCCATCCTGGTCGCGGGCCAGGCTTTGCAGGTCGATCTGGTGGGTGTCGGCGCCGTCGCTGACGCACAGGATACTCCCGTCCAGGCTCAGCCTGGAATCGGCTCCGGCATTGACCATGCGCAGGATCTTGTCGCGCAGGTCCAGCCCGGCCAGCTGCGACGCCCGGCCCGACACGAAGGTCTGGCGCGAGGCCGAGGTCTTGCCCGCGTCGGCGGTCAGCGCCGTGTCGCCCATCACCAGGGTGAACTTGCCGATCTCGATGCCCAGCGCGTCGGCGCAGATCTGGGTGATGACGGTGTTGGAGCCCTGGCCGATGTCCACGGCGCCCTGGAACAGCACCACCGCGCCGTCGGCCCGCAGCGCCACCCGGATGGTGGAGGGGTTGCTCATGGAGGTATTGCCGCAGCCGTACCACATGCCTGCCACGCCCACGCCGCGCCGCCGGTCGCCGGCGGTGCGGTTGAAGGCCTCGGCGGCGGCCAGGGCCTCCTGCCAGCGGGGAACCAGGGCGTCGAAGCAGGCCTGCTGCCCGACGCTGGCGGTGAGGATCTGTCCCGTGGCGGTGGGCTGGCCGGCGGTGATGGCGTTGATGCGCCGGAACTCCAGCCGGTCCAGTCCCAGCTTGTCGGCCAGCTGGTCGAACAGGCTTTCCTGGGCGATGGAGGCCTGGGGGATGCCAAAGCCGCGGAAGGCGCCCGACGGCGGATTGTTGGTGTGGATGGCCCGGGTCCGCGCCCGCAGGGCCGGGATGAAATAGGGGCCGGAGCAATGGACCGGCACCCGGTTGGCCACGGTCGGCCCCCAGGAGGCATAGGCGCCGGTGTTGAAGTCGCCATCGAACTCCATGGCCGTCAGCTTGCCGTCCGCGCCGGCGCCCACCCGGGCGGTGATGGCGGCCGGGTGGCGCTTGGTGGACGAGGCCATGGATTCGGTGCGGGTGTAAAGACAGCGCACCGGCCGTCCCAGGCTCCAGGCGGCCAGGGCCACATAGGGCTGCAGCGACACGTCCAGCTTGCCGCCGAAGCCGCCGCCCACGGCGGTGGGGATGATGCGCACCTGCTCGGGGGGCAGGGCCATGATGGCGGCGACGCTGTCCCTGTCCATGTAGGGCGCCTGGGTGCAGGCGTAGATCTCGATGGTGTCGCCGACCCGGCGGGCATAGCCGGCCTCGGGCTCGATATAGGCGTGCTCGACGAAGCCGGTGGTGAAGCTGTCCTCCACCACCTGGGCCGCCTTGGCCCAGTGCAGATCCAGGTCGCCCTTCTGCACGAAGCCGCGCACCAGGATGTTGCCGGGGCGCTTGGCATGCAGCAGCACCGCGTCGGCGGCCGTGGCCTGCTCCATGGACAGGGCCGGTTCCAGGACCTCCCACAGCACGGGGAAGTCGGCATCCTGGAAGATGTCGTTGGTGTCGGCCTCCATCACCACGGCGGCCACCGCCTCGCCGCGATAGCGCACCAGCCCCTCGGCGAAGGCGGGCTGGTCCTCCATGCCGGGAATGACGCTGAACAGGTTGATTCCGGGCACGTCGGCGGCGGTCAGCACCTGGACGATGCCGGGATAGGCCACCCGCAGCGCCGTCAGGTCGCCGATGGTGAAGCGGGCATGGGGATGGGGCGAGCGGATCACCCGCACCAACAGGCAATCGGGCGGGCAGACGTCGTCGCCGTAGATCTCGCTGCCGTCCACCCTTTGCCGCCCATCCAGGCGGCGCAGGCGGGTGCCGACCGAGGACCCGGCCTCGGGCACCACCGGCTCGTCGGCGAAGCGGTGGGATTCCACCACCGCCTGGACGATCTTGCGGTAGCCGGTACAGCGGCAGAGCACGCCGCCGATGGCGTCCAGCACCTCGTCCTCGGAGGGACGGGGGCGCGAGCGCAGCAGCGCGGTGGCGGCATTCAGCATGCCCGGCGTACAGATGCCGCACTGGGCGGCGCCGAAATGCTCGAAGGCGCGTTGCAGCCGTCCCAGGGCGGCGCCCTCCGACAGCCCCTCGACGGTAATGATTTCCCGACCGGTCAGTCGACCCACGGGAATCATGCAACTGCACACCGATTCGCCGTCGATCAGCACGGTGCAGGCGCCGCAATCGCCGGCGTCGCAGCCCACCTTGGTGCCGCGCAGGCCCAGGTCTTCGCGCAGGACCTTGGAGAGGCGGCGCATGGGCGGCACCTCCAGGCTGTGGCTGGTCCCGTTGATGGAGAGGGTCTGGCGCTTCATCAGACAAGGCCTCCGACTTCGGCAAGCCCGCGACGGATCATGGTCAGCGCCACGTCGAGGCGATATTCCGGCGTGCCGCGCAGATCCCGGATGGGGCTGAGCGGCGACAGATGGGCGGGGGTGACCAGATCGGCCAGGCCGGGCGAGACGGGCTGGCCCCGCAGATCGGCCTCCAGCGCCTCCAGGCGCTTGGCGACCACCGAACAGGCGCCCACCGCGACGGCGGCCCGGGCCACCTTGCCCGCGCCATCGGCCTCCAGCAGCACCGAGACCATGGCGATGGAAATCACCAAAGAGGTGCGCGAGCCCAGCTTCAGGAAGGCGGAGGCGGCCTTGGCGCCGCCGTCGGGAATCAGGATGGCGGTGACCATCTCGTCGGGGCGGCGTTCGGTCTTGCGGTTGCCCAGGATGAAGCGGTCCAGCGGCACCTTGCGGGTGCCCTCCGCCGAAGCCAGCTCCACCGAGGCGTCCAGGCACAGCAGCGGCGGCACGCCGTCGGCGGCGGGCGAGGCGTTGCACAGATTGCCGCCGATGGTGCCGACATTCTGGATCTGAAGGGCGCCCACCTGCCGCGCCGCCTGCTGCAGGCCGCGAAAGCGGGCGGGCAGGTCGGCCGTGGCGATATCGCTCCAGGTAGTCAGCGCGCCGAAGCGCCAGCCATCGGCCCCGGCGGCGATGCCCCGGGCCTCGGCGATGGCCGACAGGTCGATGATCGGCCGGGTGATCGGGGCTAGGCCCTGGGCGGGAAAGAAATCGGTGCAGCCGGCGACCAGGACGCTGTCGGGCGCGGCGGCCAACAGCGCCAGCGCCTCGTTCACGGTGGTTGGATAGTCGCAGCGCATGGTTCTGCCTTCCTTCCCGTGGCTCCTACGGCGGGTCTCTGCCGTATTGTTCGTACACATATGATGTTAACGAAAAAGGGGGCGGCAGTGTCAAGGGTGGTGATCAGGCTTTGGGCAAAAAAGTGAAAAGCCGTAAAATTGTGCAGCGCACAATAATCAGGTGAGGCGCAAAAGCAGCTTCAGCAGGGTTTCACGCTCACGCGGGCTGAGGGGCGACAGGGTCTCGCGGCTGACCGCCAGGGCCTTTTCGGCATGGCCGGCGACCGTCTCGCGGCCCAGCTGGGTCAGGCAAAGGGTCAGGCGCCGGCGGTCGTTGGGATCGCTGGTCCGGGTCACCAGATCGCGCTCCATCAGGCGCCGCACCACGCCCTGCATGGTGGCGGCATCCATGGCGGTCATCCGCCCCACCAGATTCTGAGACAGCGGGCCGGTTTCGTGCAGCTTGGCCAGCACCGCCCACTGGGTGGGGGTGAGGTCGGGGAAGTGCTCCTGGAAGATGGCGGTGGTCCGCTGGTGCGCCCGGCGGATGACGAAGCCGATCTGCCCGTCCAGCGCATAGTCAAGGCCTTCCGCCGCGGGTTCATCGGGCTGGGAGTCGGGCGCCTCGGGCTTGTTCATGGCCGCCTCTTGCATGGATCTCAACCGCCTGTCGAATCGGAGAGTGTTTCATGTCAGATTATCCGGGCTTGGCAAGGCCGAAAGTGTGGATAACCGCCCGGTGTCGTCGCGTCCCATGGCGTCTCTCGGCCATTGACAAGCGGATTATAGCGCATGCACACTTGTTCGTACACAAACAACATGCGGGAGGCCCCCATGTCCGCCAGATTGGTCATTCGCAATATCGGCCTGCTGCTCAGCGGCGATCTTCACCGGCCGATCCTGGACGCCGATTCCGTGCTGGTCGAGGACGGACGCATCGCCGCCATGGGCAAGGCCAAGGATCTGGATGCCGAGGGCGCCAAGGTGGTGGACTGCCAGGGCACCACCCTGGCGCCGGGCCTGATCGACAGCCATGTCCATCCGGTGTTCGGCGACTGGACGCCGCGGCAGAACCAGATCGGCTGGATCGATTCCTTCCTGCACGGCGGCGTCACCACCATGATCTCGGCGGGCGAGGTGCATCTGCCCGGCCGCCCCAAGGACATCGTCGGGGTCAAGGCCCTGGCCATCACCGCCCAGCGCGCCTTCGCCAATTTCCGCCCCGGCGGCGTCAAAGTCCACGCCGGTGCCCCCGTGGTGGAAAAGGGCATGGTGGAAGAGGATTTCAAGGAACTGGCCGCGGCCGGCGTCACCTTGCTGGGCGAGGTGGGCTTAGGGGGCGTCAAGGGCGCCGAGGAGGCCCGCCAGATGGTGGCCTGGGCGCGTAAATACGGCATCCGCAGCACCATCCATACCGGCGGCCCCTCCATCCCCGGTTCGGGTCTGATCGATCAGGACGTCATCCTGGAGGCCGATGCCGACGTGATCGGCCATATCAACGGCGGCCATACGGCGCTGCCCGACAAGCAGATCGCCTGTCTGTGCGAGACCTGTCAGCGGGCCATAGAGATCGTCCACAACGGCAACCAGCGCTCGGCCCTGGTGGCGTTGCGCGCCGCCAAGGAACTGAAGCAGCTGGAGCGGGTCATCCTCGGCACCGATTCCCCCGCCGGCTCGGGGGTGCAGCCCCTGGGCATCCTGCGCATGATCGCCATGCTGTCCAGCCTGGGCGACGTGGCTCCCGAGACGGCCTTCTGCTTCGCCACCGGCAATACGGCGCGCATCCATGATCTGGACGTGGGTCTGATGGAGATCGGCCGGGCCGCCGATTTCGTCATCATGGACAAGGCGCAGCACTCGGCCGGGACCAACCTGCTGGACAGCGTGCGTCTCGGCGATCTGCCGGGCGTCAGCATGACCATCATCGACGGCATCATCCGCACCGAGCGCAGCCGCAACACGCCGCCCGCCACCACCGTGCCGGTGATCCTCTAGACACAAGGGCGCATCCATGACCGGAGCCTTGTCCCATCTGCGCATTCTTGACCTCAGCCGGGTGCTGGCCGGTCCCTGGGCGGGCCAGTTGCTGGCCGATATGGGGGCCGAGGTCCTGAAGATCGAGAAGCCGGGCGAGGGTGACGACACCCGCGCCTGGGGACCGCCCTTCCTGGACGCGGACGAGGGACGGGGCGAAAGTGCCTATTACCTGTCGGCCAACCGGGGCAAGCACTCGGTGACCATCGATTTCACCCAGCCCCAAGGCCAAGCCCTGGTCCGCCGATTGGTCGCCCAATGCGACGTGGTGCTGGAAAACTTCAAGGTGGGCGGTCTGGCCAAGTACGGCCTGGATTACGACTCCCTGAAGGCGATCAAGCCCGATCTGGTCTATTGCTCCATCACCGGGTTCGGCCAGGACGGCCCCTATGCCCAGCGGGCGGGGTACGACTTCCTGGTCCAGGGCATGGGCGGGCTGATGAGCCTGACCGGTACCCCCGATGGCGAGCCCATGAAGGTGGGCGTGGCGCTCACCGACATCTTCACCGGCATGTATGCCGGCTTCGCCGTGCTGGCCGCCCTGGCCCATCGCGACCGCACCGGCGAAGGCCAGCACATCGATCTGGCCCTTCTCGACGTGCAGGTGGCGGTGCTGGCCAATCAGGCCACCAATTACCTGGTGGGCGGCGTTATCCCCAAGCGTCTGGGCAATTCCCATCCCAATATCGTGCCCTATCAGGCCTTCGCCACCGCCGAGGGCCACATCATCCTGGCCATCGGCAACGACGCCCAGTTCCGCCGTTTCTGCGAGGTGGCCGGGCATCCCGAGCTGGGGACCGATCCCCTTTACGCCACCAATGCCGACAGGGTGCGCCACCGCGCCATCCTGGTGCCGGTGCTGGTCGAGATCATGACCGAGCACGACGCCGATTACTGGATCGCCGAACTGGAAAAGGCGGGGGTGCCCTGCGGCCCCATCAACAGCCTGGACCGGGTCTTCGCCGATCCCCAGGTGAAGCATCGCGGCATGGCGGTGGCCATGGAGCATCCCCAGCGCGAAGACCTGCGCCTGGTGGCCAATCCCATCCATTTGTCCAAGACGCCGGTGACCTATGACCGGCCGCCGCCGCTGCTGGGCGCCGACACCGACGACGTCCTCGCCCGCCTGCTGGGCCTGGACGAGGGCGAGCGGGCCGAACTCCGTTCTTCCGGCGTGATCTAGGAGTCATTTGCATGCGCACCCATCTCCACGTGGATCTGACGTCCCGCACCATCACCAAGGCCGAGATCCGCGGCGACGATCTCGCCCGGGCGGGCCGCTATCTCATCGCCAGGACCCTGCTGGAGTCCGGGGTGGCCCGGGTCGATCCCCTGGGGCCGGACAATCCCCTGATCTTCTCCGCCGGTCCCTATGCCGGCACCAACCTGTCCAACGCCAACCGTCTCAGCGTCGGCTGCAAGAGCCCCCTGACCGGCGGCATCAAGGAGGCCAATACCGGCGGTACCTTCGCCGTGGCCCTGGGGCAGCTTGCCCTGGCGGGCCTGACCCTGCACGGCTGCTGCGACGAATGGGTGGTGATCCGCATCACCAAGGAGGGCGACATCACCTTCACCAGTGCCGAACCCTATCTGGGCAAGGGCACCTTCGAGGTGGCCGCCATGCTGCACGAGGCCTACGGCAAGAAGGTCAGCATCGCCCAGTGCGGTCCGGTGGGCGAGCGCCTGGGATTGCTAGGCGGCATCTCGTTCAGCGACCGCGAAGGCCGTCCGGCCCGTCTGGCGGCGCGCGGCGGGGTGGGTGCGGTGATGGGCTCCAAGAAGGTCAAGGCCATCGTCGTCGACCTTACCAAGATTCCCGAACTCCACGACCGCGCCAAGGTCATGGCGTCCACCAAGGACTACGCCGCCAAGCTGTCCGAGCAGGCGCCGGTCAAGGCCATGAAGGAACGCGGCACCGCCATGGTGGGCGACTTCACCAATTATGTCGGCGGCATGCCGGTGCGCAATTTCAGCGCCGGGCAACTGGTCGACCCCAAGGTGGAGCCCCTGAAGGTGGGCGGCGACTATATCCGTGAGCGCAACATGGGGCGGGGCGGCAATCCCTCCCATGCCTGCATGCCCGGCTGCGTCATCCAGTGCAGCAACGAATACGTGGACGAGAACGGCAAGGAACTGGTCTCGCCCCTGGAATACGAGACCCTGGGCCTGCTCGGCACCAATTGCGGCCTGGACGATCCCGACGACATCGCCCGGCTGAACTACATCTGCAACGACCTGGGCATCGACACCATCGAGACCGGGGCCACCATGGGCGTGCTGATGGAGGCGGGCCAGGGCGCCTTTGGCGATGTGGGCTTCGTGGCTCAGGCCCTGGCCGATATCGGCGCCGGCAACGAGCGCGGCCGGCTGCTGGCCCAGGGCACCGCCCGGGTGGGCGAGCATTACGGCGTCCGGCGGGTGCCGGTGATCAAGAAGCAGGCCATCAGCGCCTATGACCCCCGGGTGATCGAGGTCACCGGCGTGTCCATGATGACCACCGCCCAGGGCGCCGATCACACCACCGGCAACCTGCCCATGATGGACACCAAGGACAAAAGCGTTGCCGAGGTGGTCGAGGCCAGCATCACCGCCCAGATCAACGCCGCCATCGCCGATTCGCTGGGCTTGTGCGTGTTCGGGCGCTCGGTGACCGACACCAACCGGCAATTGCTGGCCGAGGCGGTCAACGCCTGTCACGGCACCAGTATCGATCCCGAATTCTTCCTGGA
It encodes the following:
- a CDS encoding MarR family winged helix-turn-helix transcriptional regulator, with product MNKPEAPDSQPDEPAAEGLDYALDGQIGFVIRRAHQRTTAIFQEHFPDLTPTQWAVLAKLHETGPLSQNLVGRMTAMDAATMQGVVRRLMERDLVTRTSDPNDRRRLTLCLTQLGRETVAGHAEKALAVSRETLSPLSPRERETLLKLLLRLT
- a CDS encoding amidohydrolase family protein, translated to MSARLVIRNIGLLLSGDLHRPILDADSVLVEDGRIAAMGKAKDLDAEGAKVVDCQGTTLAPGLIDSHVHPVFGDWTPRQNQIGWIDSFLHGGVTTMISAGEVHLPGRPKDIVGVKALAITAQRAFANFRPGGVKVHAGAPVVEKGMVEEDFKELAAAGVTLLGEVGLGGVKGAEEARQMVAWARKYGIRSTIHTGGPSIPGSGLIDQDVILEADADVIGHINGGHTALPDKQIACLCETCQRAIEIVHNGNQRSALVALRAAKELKQLERVILGTDSPAGSGVQPLGILRMIAMLSSLGDVAPETAFCFATGNTARIHDLDVGLMEIGRAADFVIMDKAQHSAGTNLLDSVRLGDLPGVSMTIIDGIIRTERSRNTPPATTVPVIL
- a CDS encoding CaiB/BaiF CoA transferase family protein, whose protein sequence is MTGALSHLRILDLSRVLAGPWAGQLLADMGAEVLKIEKPGEGDDTRAWGPPFLDADEGRGESAYYLSANRGKHSVTIDFTQPQGQALVRRLVAQCDVVLENFKVGGLAKYGLDYDSLKAIKPDLVYCSITGFGQDGPYAQRAGYDFLVQGMGGLMSLTGTPDGEPMKVGVALTDIFTGMYAGFAVLAALAHRDRTGEGQHIDLALLDVQVAVLANQATNYLVGGVIPKRLGNSHPNIVPYQAFATAEGHIILAIGNDAQFRRFCEVAGHPELGTDPLYATNADRVRHRAILVPVLVEIMTEHDADYWIAELEKAGVPCGPINSLDRVFADPQVKHRGMAVAMEHPQREDLRLVANPIHLSKTPVTYDRPPPLLGADTDDVLARLLGLDEGERAELRSSGVI
- a CDS encoding aldehyde ferredoxin oxidoreductase C-terminal domain-containing protein yields the protein MRTHLHVDLTSRTITKAEIRGDDLARAGRYLIARTLLESGVARVDPLGPDNPLIFSAGPYAGTNLSNANRLSVGCKSPLTGGIKEANTGGTFAVALGQLALAGLTLHGCCDEWVVIRITKEGDITFTSAEPYLGKGTFEVAAMLHEAYGKKVSIAQCGPVGERLGLLGGISFSDREGRPARLAARGGVGAVMGSKKVKAIVVDLTKIPELHDRAKVMASTKDYAAKLSEQAPVKAMKERGTAMVGDFTNYVGGMPVRNFSAGQLVDPKVEPLKVGGDYIRERNMGRGGNPSHACMPGCVIQCSNEYVDENGKELVSPLEYETLGLLGTNCGLDDPDDIARLNYICNDLGIDTIETGATMGVLMEAGQGAFGDVGFVAQALADIGAGNERGRLLAQGTARVGEHYGVRRVPVIKKQAISAYDPRVIEVTGVSMMTTAQGADHTTGNLPMMDTKDKSVAEVVEASITAQINAAIADSLGLCVFGRSVTDTNRQLLAEAVNACHGTSIDPEFFLEIGRETLRLEHRFNQEAGFLTADDELPRFFLDEALPPTNKVARFHAEEVGRHMAGLFG